A stretch of DNA from Thermogemmatispora onikobensis:
ACCCACGCGGCAGCGATGGCTACGGCGAGGCTTTTCGCCGTCATATTCTCAATGATTGGGGCGGTAAGGACCTGGGCGATCTGCTGGCGGGCCTGGATTATGTGATCAGTACCGCTCCTATCGACGAGAGGCGCCTGGGCATTACTGGTCTGAGCTACGGCGGCTACATGACTGCCTGGGCGATTACCCAGACGACGCGCTTCAAAGCCGCGGTCTGCCGCAACCCGGTGACCTACCTCCCACTCTGTCGCTTGCTCTCGGATCAGGCCCTCTGGTTTGATCTGGCTATGGGCGGCGCCGGTGAGGAGCGCTTTGCTGAACGCTCGCCGCTGGCTTTGGTGGAGCAGATCACGACGCCTCTCTTGCTTCTGCACGCCAGTGATGACCTGCGCTGCCCATTCAGCGAGTCATTGCAGCTGTTTACCGCTTTGCGCAAACGTCGCCAGCTTGTTGAGCTGGTGCGCTATCCCGGTAGTAGCCACGAGATGGATTGGCCAACGGTTGGCACTCCCGCCCAGCGCTGTGATCGCCTGCGCCGTACGCTGGAATGGTTTCAGCGCTTCCTTCTGCAGGAAGCATAGCGCTGCAGGCTGCCGACGCGGGCTTGACAGACAGAGGTCCGGCCTCACCCTGAAGGAGGCTGGCAGCTGCGAGAGGGGAAGCAAAGCTTCCCCTCCTTTCTCGTCTTGTCTTGTTTTGCTCGCTCAGGACGTGTTCAGCAGCCGCTGCCTGAGCGAACGCCCCTCAAGAGTCTCAAACCAGCTTAGCGACCCGGCAAGAAGATGAGAACGATGCAGACAAGAGCCGCTATCGCCAGGAGCAGGCAATAGAGACCACCCAGCAGGCGCGAGAGGGTCTGCACGTTTGGACTCCAGACCAGGCTCCGCCAGGCAGTGGCGCCCGTCACCAGAACAATGCCCAATAGGAGAAGCAAGGCCAGAACGTGACCTTCGATCACCTCAACAGTGCTGCCGACCAGTAGAACCAACGGGGTCGCCACCGCCGAGAAGAGGAGAATACCCGCCAGGATATCCAGGGCCGCCATTCCTAGAAAGCCAGCTTCATCGAAGTGATAGTAGCGCAATCGCGCTGTGGCCCTAACCAGGACGACCAGGGCTGCGATATACACAAGCAGGCTGAGCAGAATAAACAGAAAAATAGGCATATCTCTCGCTAGAAATGAATCTTCCTCGTGGAGTGTTCTTCGTTACCAGCGCTTTCTTGCCCTATGAAGCTGAAACTGAGTTCACTAGAGTAGACGCGCGAGCGACGCCCCGGGTTTCTGCAGCCCCTCTTTTCCCCTAGATACTCGCTGGCTATGGCCCGTGAGGCCCTTCCGATCTCTGGCGCTAGAGCTGCTCACAGGAACGGAATTGCCCTCTGGGAAGCCTGAAGGCCCCTGGCATCCTGTAGTTCTCAACTTTACCCTCTCTAGACACCCCATCTCGAGCAAATGGGATAAGATACCCTAAAGCATTGACATTTCGGAATATAACGGTAGACTTCTATTAAAAGCTCTGCTTTAGGTTCTCCCCGCCAGAAGGCAACGATAAAGGAAAGGAAGGGACCTTATGGAAGAGGAAAGTCCTGCTGCTCAGCTAGCAACACACCCACCATCAGGCCGCGCATTACCTTCCGAGCACTACGTGGAGCGGGTGATGCCTCCTGTCCTTGGGACGGTGGACCTGACAGCGATTTTCTTCGCAGCGATCTTCTACCTAACAAACAGTGCCACAGCTGCTACAGCAGGTGTGGTGTCCTTTCTCTATTGGCTGATCTGCGGAGTAGCCTTTTTTCTCCCCTGTGTCTTGAGCACAGCTCAGTTGGGCCTATTGTTTCCCTACGAGGGCGCTCTCTACAACTGGACCTACCGTACTCTGGGAACATTCTGGGGCTTCTTTGCTGCTTTCTGTGCCTGGCTCCCGGGTATTCTGGCCTTCGTCAGCGGCTTCGGTACCGCTATCACCTATCTTCAAGGTTTGCACCAGGGCTGGCTGACCGCCCCCTGGCAACAGGGAGCAGTGTTGGCCTTTCTGATCGTCATCGGCACCGCTCTGACCGTGCAGCCTCTGCGGGTACTGCAACGGGTGCTGAATGTCACCGTAGGTCTGCTGCTGCTGGCGGTGCTCCTGATTACTGTGGCCGCCTTTGTCTGGTTGTTGACGGGCCATACTTCTGCCACTACCTTTGGCCATCTGGCTGATTGGCAACCAGGGCCAGACAACTTCGTGCTCTTTGGTTTTCTCATTCAATCGTACCTGGGCACCGAGGTTCCTCTGGCGCTGGCGGGTGAAGTTCGCCTTGAGCAACGCCGGCAGGCCATTCGCTCACATTTGCGTTGGGGCAGCCTGCTCGTTGTTGCCAGCTACCTCTTTACTACCCTGGCTGTGCTCGTGGTTCGCGGCCCGCAGGGAGCTTCTGATCCTGTCGCCTTCATTAGCCTGGTCGATCAGGCTTTGGGAAGAATTGCCGGTAACGCGACAGCAGTCTGCCTGCTCTGTTTTTTTATGATTGCTCCGCTGATTTATAATTACACCTTCGCACGCTTGTTGCTGGTCGCAGCTATCGATGGCCATTTGCCGACAGGCCTGGCCAGGTTAAATCGGGCACGCGCGCCAGCCAATGCCATTTATTTTCAGTCGGCAGTGGCGCTGGTGTTCACAGCGCTCAGCTATTTCGTCCTTCCCTACCTTTTCCCGATTGGTCAGCCAGCCGACTTGTCGACGATTATTTTCACGGTCTCCCTGGCTGCGCTTACCCTTGTCTGGCTGATCTCAATCCCGTTCCTTTTCATCGACGTGCTCGTGGCCGCACGGCGCCAGCCAGCGCTCTTCCAGGAGCATCGTATTCTTCCTTATCCACTCTTCTGGCTCCTTGCCCTGTTGGGTACCCTCTCCTGCCTCCTGGCTATCGTGGATACCCTGCTCAATTCCTGGATTCCCGATCTGTTGACCCCTACCGCCTGGTGGCTGGCAGTCGGCGGTACAACGCTCGCCTGTCTTACGCTAGGATTGCTAGGCAGCATGGTGGCGCGCGGAGAGGCAAGCTGGGAGCGCTGGCGAGGGCAGGCTGGTTTGTGACCTTTGCAGGCCAGCCGCTCACCCCACCCCAGGGAAGCAGGCGCCCATGAGCAGCCCACAGCTTGTCTCGCCTGCTTCCCTTGACGATGCATCCAGGTTCAGCTGATGATACTGGACAAGATCAATCTGAAGGAGGCTTGCTATGTTAGAGCCGCAACCACTGGTGTTGAGTGAGGCAGCCCAGAAAGAAAAGCGCAAGCTGCGCAAGGAGCTCTCGCTCTTCTTTATGGTCTGCTTCACATTGACAGCAATGATCAACATCGATACTCTGGGAGCCGTCTCTTCCCAGGGAGGCCAGGTCTTCCCCTGGCTGTTGATCACGGCACTGACCTTTCTGATCCCGTATGGCCTGTTAACGGCAGAGCTGGGCAGCACTTTTCCGGAGGAGGGCGGCATTTATGTCTGGTGCAAGCTGGCAGGTGGGCGCTTCTTTGCAGCCATCGCTTCGATCTTCTATTGGGTCTCTAATCCACTCTGGGTCGGCGGTACTCTGGCAGTGACCACGATCGCTGCTTTGAAGACCTTCTGGTTCGGGAACAGCGATTTGCTCTTCGGCGGAAATAGAGTGAGCGACGCGATCGTTGAGATCGTGATCGCTTTGGTCTTTATCTGGTTCACAACCTGGAGCGCGATTGTTTCTTTGCGCATCGGGAAGTGGTTCTCGACGATCGGGATTATTTTGAAGCTCTCCCTGCTGGGGCTGTTTGTGATTCTGGCTTTGGCTTTCTTCTTCGGGGGTAAGGCAAGCGGCGCTCACTTGAGCTGGGGGGATCTGCTGCCGACAACGAATCTGGGGCTCATTTTCAGCAGCATTATCCCGGTGCTGGTCTTCAACTGGGCCGGTTTCGAGCTGCAGAATGGGGCCGGCGAGGAGATGTTTGAGCCGCAGCGGGATGTGCCCCGCTCGTTGCTGCGCGCCGGCCTGATTGGCGTGCTGGCCTATGCAATCCCAATTCTGGTGATTCTGCTTGCGCTACCGAAAGACCAGCTCTCTAATGTCGGTGGCTTCCTCGATGCCTATCAGGCAGTGGCCAGCATCTTGCCCGCGCCAGTGGCGACGGCCCTCGGCTGGTTGATCGCTCTGGCTCTGATTCTGACTCTGGCCAGCGCCGGCGGCACCTGGCTGATGGGGGCCGACCGTACTTACGCAGTGACGGCTCTCGACGGGGCCGCTCCCCTGATTCTGGGACGCTTCAGCGCTCGCTTTGGTACGCCGCTGGCGACAAATCTGCTTTCGGGTATGGTGGCAACGCTGGCAATGGTGGCGGCAATTCTGGTGACGGCCTTCGGCTCCGGCGAGCTGTCAACGCTGTTCTCGCTGGTGCTGGGCTTCACGATTTCGACGACCGCTCTCTCCTATGCGTTTATCTTCATCTCCTATATTATTTTGCGCTATAAGTACCCGGATGTGGAACGTCCATATCGGGTACCCGGGGGAATGGTCGGCCCCTGGCTGGTGACGTTGCTGGCCCTGGCTTCGGTGCTGGTGACAGCTTATTTCACGCTGGTTCCAACGGACGAAACCGTGAGTGGCTACCAGATCAGCCGCGTGACCTATGAGCTGACTCAGCTGCTGCCGATCGCCATTGTTCTGGTAGTGGCCGTGCTCTTCTATCTGTGGGGACGCTTTGAGCAGCAGCACCTGAGCGCTGGGCAGGTCCCCGGCGAACTGGTCACCGATGAGGCCGCTCCCAGCACCAACCAGTAGCCAGCCTCTCTGAGGGAGGCACTCGACCCTGTTGAGGAGAAAGGACCGGTCACCAGTTACCAGTACCCACTCCTTTGCCGGTGGGCCTGAGTCTGACCGGTCCTTTCCCCGCTCTGCACAAGAAAGTCGCTCGCGCTTTTCTCTGCTCAGGCGCCTTCGGGCACCAGAATGCCGCGCCCGTGCAGGCGCCCGCTCTCCAGATCGTGAATGGCATCCAGGGCCGCCTCTAGCGGGTAGACTACGGTGTGCAGCCGGACCTTCCCCTGCGCAGTCAGGGCCATCAGCTCGACCAGGTCGTTATAGGTCCCGACCAGATTGCCGATAAAGTTGATCTCGGTTGAGATAATATCAATGGTCGGCACGACCAGACGACCGCCGTAGCCGATGACATAGTAGTAGCCGGCCCGACGCAGCATGGCAATCCCACTTTCCAGCGCTCCGCCCTCGCCTACGAAATCCAGGATCACCTCGGCACCCTGGCCTTCGGTAATTTCTCGCACGCGAGCCACCTCGCTGCCATCAGCGCGCACCGTGTGATCCGCTCCCCACCCTCGTGCCAGCTCCAGGGCTTCCGCCGACTTGTCAACAACAATCACCTCAGCTGGGGTCAGGGCCTTGAGACACTGCACGCCGATATGGCCCAACCCACCGGCTCCGATCACCACTGCTTTGGTGCCAGGGTAGAGCAGAGGGATAGCTTTCTTGACAGCATGGTAGGCGGTCAGGCCAGCATCGGCCAGGGCCGCGATGTCCTTGGGAGCCAGCGAGGAATCAAGCTTGACTACCGCGCGCGCGGTGGTCTTTAGAAAAGTGGCCATGCCACCATCGATGGAAATGCCCGGGAAGGCTGAGCTGGTACAGTGCATGTCATTCCCAGCCCGGCAGGCCCGGCAGAAACCACAGGTGATGAGCGGATGTACAATGACCGTGTCGCCAACGGCGACGGTGCTGACCGCCGAGCCAACGGCATGCACCCAGCCGGCATTTTCGTGCCCCAACGTATAAGGCAGCGTTACGCCCGATTTCTCGACCCACTGTCCTTCAATAATGTGCAGATCTGTGCGGCAGAGGCCGGCCCCCCCAATGCGCACAATGACGTCGAAGGGGCCACTGATGGTCGGCTCAGCAACCTCTTCAACCACCGGCGATTGATTGTAGGCATGGAGACGAACGGCTTTCATAGGGGATTCTCTCCTTCCTCGTTGTGCGCTGTCTCTGCGCTCGCGTGCTGGTAACGGGTGCGAAAGAGGGCACTGCACATGGCGGTATTGAAGAGCAGACTCAGGCGCACAGAGCGCAGGCGACGCAGAAAGCTCTGGAGATCACCGGCAGGGATAGGCTCCCCTTGCTCGTCAACAAAAAGGGGACCTCCTGCCCGCAATAACCCTAAAGCCTTCCCACGCTCGACATAGGCCCGGGCAGATTTGCCCAGTGCCGCTAGCTGCAGGGTAGCTCCGGGCAGACAGAGGCAGGCCCTTTCAGTTGCTTCATCCCACGAGAGATCTTCCAAAGTCCGCGTCCTCAACACCTCCCCACTCAGGCCAGCCTGCAGCAAACGACGCAGCAAGAGATCCTGGCGCCTGAGAAAGCCTTTCTTCAGAAAGGTGTGGCGCAGTTCCTGCAGATCGCTGTCCGTTGTGACCTCATCGGGGAAAGCAGCAGCAAAGCTGAGACCATTATTGACCGCTGCCGAGATGGCCTCTCCGGCACAGTGGTCGAGCAGCTGCACCTGGACACTGCTTACCCCTGGCACGGTCCTCGCTCTCTCAGCCAGGTCCGCCGCCATCAGATAGGCAAAGTTGGGCGCACACCAGAAGGTCGGTAGCTTCAAAAAGATGCCGACCTCCGTCCCGCTGATCTCAATTCGGTCGACGAAGCCTAGACGTACCAGCGGCGTATCTAGCTCGGGATCAAGGACATCGGCAATGGCCGCCCAGATCTGCTCTGGCCTGACGAGGGGAGTGTCTACGACTTCTTGGGACGACATAGCTGTTCTCTCTCCTCTTGTCTCGTCTCGCCATCACTATGGGCCTCATGTTCGGGGGAAGCGAGGCGGCGGCCAGGACAGCCACCACGGCGGTACCGCTAGCGCTTGCTCCCGGCAAGCAGGCCGGGCCTCAGCCACCGTCTGCACCCTGCGTGCGCACTGGCCACCGCTACGCATCGCTCAGGCCCCTGTCTCAGCCCTGGCAGAGCTACTGGCCTCGTCCGTCTGGGATCGACTCATCCCTTCCGCACCGGTGCTGGCCAGCTGCTGGACCAGCTCGTCGTTGCGCAGCTTCTGCAGTTGTTGTTCGGGATCAATACCATAGAGGCGCGCCGCATTCAACCCCATAATCTTGCGCTTCACATCGAGCGTCAAATCGACCTTGAACTCGTCCTTGAGGTCTTGGGGCAGCTCGAAGGTCATGAAGCGCTCAACCAGCCAGCGGGGTTCCCAGATGGCGTAGTCGCTGCCGAAGAGGATCTTGTCGGGTCCTACCCAGAAGAGCAGATTGGCCATGATCTCAGCAAAGTAGCGCGGACGCGGATAAATGAACGGCAGAGCCACCGCCAGGCCGGCATAGACGTTTTTCTCCTGGACAGCGATCCAGCAGAAGTCTTCTAGACGGGGCAGGCCAACATGCTCGACGATGAAATTCAGCTCGGGGAAACGGGAGGCCGCGTCATCAACATCAGCCACATCGAAGGCATCGCGGTTGAGCGGGTAAATGGTTGGGCCTTTATGCACATGAATATTGGTGATCCCCAGCCTGGCGCATTCCTCCAGGTAACGATAGGCTTCGGGACTAGAGAGCTTGTAGCCCTTGGAGGAGCCGCGCCACTCCGCCGTGTAGAGCTTGACTCCCTTGATATCCCATTCGCCCTTTTGACGCCGTAGATACTCCAGACCAGCTTCGCCATCACGCGCATCCCAGGCGCCATTGAGGATAAAGCGCTCAGGATAGCGCTGCTTCATGACGCTGTTTTGCTCGATGGTGTTGAAGCCATTGATGAAGAAATCGGTGAGATAGGTGGGCTGAAGGATGGCCATATCAACATAGCCCCTGACAAATTCATCCTGGGCCATACGCTCCGGGCTATAACACTCGAATTCGCTGAGCGGCCAGACATACTCAGCCGGGGAAAGGTTGCGATGATAATCATAGAAGCAGTCGATCCAGCCGCGCCCGTACTGATTGCGCTGATTGGCGGGACTGGCATCCCAGAGGTGCGTGTGGGCGTCAATGATGAAGATCTCTTCGCCCGTCGAGGTGCGAAACATCAGCTGGCCTCCTTTGTGTCCAGCAGGTCAACAGTGACCCACCCTGTCAGGACCCCCATCGTCCGCTTCGCTGACACCAGCCTCAGAGCCAGGTTCGGCCTCCTGTGAATCAGGAGCAAACAAGGGGGGTAAAACGCATTACGCTCCCTATTTCTTCAGAACAGGCGAATCCGTTGACTTGTACGCTTGTCATGCTGTGCTATGGCGCGAGACCTTGCCTGCGCAGACTGATCCGATCGATCCGGCAATCGGGCGAGCAGGAACTGGTCCGGCTGAGCACAGACCGCTTCTCATCCCTTTGCCTACGTTGCCAGCATAGCATAAAACGATATCAGTGTGTAGGTTGCAATTTCATTATTTGAAATATTGTCTCAACCTGCTTGACACTAAGACGCAGCCCAGTATAATCCCAGGTAAGGAAGGCCCTGCTTTAGAAGGAAGGATCGTAGCCACTCCAGGTCAGGAGCCAGGCGTGGCCCGAATCCTCAGCCGTGCAAAGGAGCAACAGAGTCATGGCCAAGCGCTCTCACGCCCACCCTCAACCCCCGGCCCTGCCGCTTTCCGAGTCCAAGCGCGATATCCTGCGCTCGGCGCAGCGCGTGCTTGCCATCCTTGACCTGATCGCCCGTACTCCTGGTGGACTTACTGTTCGTGCAGTGAGTAGACTGCTTCAGCTCAATATCAGCACCTGCTATCACAGTCTGAATACACTGCTGGCCGCCGGCTATGTCGAACGCCTCC
This window harbors:
- a CDS encoding NAD(P)-dependent alcohol dehydrogenase, with the translated sequence MKAVRLHAYNQSPVVEEVAEPTISGPFDVIVRIGGAGLCRTDLHIIEGQWVEKSGVTLPYTLGHENAGWVHAVGSAVSTVAVGDTVIVHPLITCGFCRACRAGNDMHCTSSAFPGISIDGGMATFLKTTARAVVKLDSSLAPKDIAALADAGLTAYHAVKKAIPLLYPGTKAVVIGAGGLGHIGVQCLKALTPAEVIVVDKSAEALELARGWGADHTVRADGSEVARVREITEGQGAEVILDFVGEGGALESGIAMLRRAGYYYVIGYGGRLVVPTIDIISTEINFIGNLVGTYNDLVELMALTAQGKVRLHTVVYPLEAALDAIHDLESGRLHGRGILVPEGA
- a CDS encoding APC family permease: MLEPQPLVLSEAAQKEKRKLRKELSLFFMVCFTLTAMINIDTLGAVSSQGGQVFPWLLITALTFLIPYGLLTAELGSTFPEEGGIYVWCKLAGGRFFAAIASIFYWVSNPLWVGGTLAVTTIAALKTFWFGNSDLLFGGNRVSDAIVEIVIALVFIWFTTWSAIVSLRIGKWFSTIGIILKLSLLGLFVILALAFFFGGKASGAHLSWGDLLPTTNLGLIFSSIIPVLVFNWAGFELQNGAGEEMFEPQRDVPRSLLRAGLIGVLAYAIPILVILLALPKDQLSNVGGFLDAYQAVASILPAPVATALGWLIALALILTLASAGGTWLMGADRTYAVTALDGAAPLILGRFSARFGTPLATNLLSGMVATLAMVAAILVTAFGSGELSTLFSLVLGFTISTTALSYAFIFISYIILRYKYPDVERPYRVPGGMVGPWLVTLLALASVLVTAYFTLVPTDETVSGYQISRVTYELTQLLPIAIVLVVAVLFYLWGRFEQQHLSAGQVPGELVTDEAAPSTNQ
- a CDS encoding amidohydrolase family protein, yielding MFRTSTGEEIFIIDAHTHLWDASPANQRNQYGRGWIDCFYDYHRNLSPAEYVWPLSEFECYSPERMAQDEFVRGYVDMAILQPTYLTDFFINGFNTIEQNSVMKQRYPERFILNGAWDARDGEAGLEYLRRQKGEWDIKGVKLYTAEWRGSSKGYKLSSPEAYRYLEECARLGITNIHVHKGPTIYPLNRDAFDVADVDDAASRFPELNFIVEHVGLPRLEDFCWIAVQEKNVYAGLAVALPFIYPRPRYFAEIMANLLFWVGPDKILFGSDYAIWEPRWLVERFMTFELPQDLKDEFKVDLTLDVKRKIMGLNAARLYGIDPEQQLQKLRNDELVQQLASTGAEGMSRSQTDEASSSARAETGA
- a CDS encoding iron-sulfur cluster assembly protein, encoding MSSQEVVDTPLVRPEQIWAAIADVLDPELDTPLVRLGFVDRIEISGTEVGIFLKLPTFWCAPNFAYLMAADLAERARTVPGVSSVQVQLLDHCAGEAISAAVNNGLSFAAAFPDEVTTDSDLQELRHTFLKKGFLRRQDLLLRRLLQAGLSGEVLRTRTLEDLSWDEATERACLCLPGATLQLAALGKSARAYVERGKALGLLRAGGPLFVDEQGEPIPAGDLQSFLRRLRSVRLSLLFNTAMCSALFRTRYQHASAETAHNEEGENPL
- a CDS encoding APC family permease; the protein is MEEESPAAQLATHPPSGRALPSEHYVERVMPPVLGTVDLTAIFFAAIFYLTNSATAATAGVVSFLYWLICGVAFFLPCVLSTAQLGLLFPYEGALYNWTYRTLGTFWGFFAAFCAWLPGILAFVSGFGTAITYLQGLHQGWLTAPWQQGAVLAFLIVIGTALTVQPLRVLQRVLNVTVGLLLLAVLLITVAAFVWLLTGHTSATTFGHLADWQPGPDNFVLFGFLIQSYLGTEVPLALAGEVRLEQRRQAIRSHLRWGSLLVVASYLFTTLAVLVVRGPQGASDPVAFISLVDQALGRIAGNATAVCLLCFFMIAPLIYNYTFARLLLVAAIDGHLPTGLARLNRARAPANAIYFQSAVALVFTALSYFVLPYLFPIGQPADLSTIIFTVSLAALTLVWLISIPFLFIDVLVAARRQPALFQEHRILPYPLFWLLALLGTLSCLLAIVDTLLNSWIPDLLTPTAWWLAVGGTTLACLTLGLLGSMVARGEASWERWRGQAGL